Proteins encoded within one genomic window of Panicum virgatum strain AP13 chromosome 1N, P.virgatum_v5, whole genome shotgun sequence:
- the LOC120655002 gene encoding C2 and GRAM domain-containing protein At1g03370-like isoform X2 encodes MARPPATGPPSRAEPGHHDAPMLLRVHVMEARGLPAIYLNGSSDPYVRLQLGRRRPRATTVVKRSLTPVWDEEFGFLVGDVAEELVVSVLNEDRFFGAEFLGRVRLPLTAIMETDDLSLGTKWYQLQPRSGGKFKRKRRGEICLRVYLSVRATLCEDTHQAPPQHIDDISCSSYRSVATTDSSLSATTGSLDLSACGSMDQASLRSLDGLTLSIMEQQGSKSTGPPSCVSTEQSILLEPEEDDGSSIADTSSVVEVMSRYFRKSADAAHSVASDPVTDQFRDAKMHSDSRENGENCMLPEASLHELLKTMESKDQACEMPANLPGGVLVDQSYSIAPAELNSMLFTANSDFWPEVAELQGTSGFHIEPWKQENSENCLKRTLTYTKAASKLVKSVKATEEQKYLKASGNSFAVLSSVSTPDVPCGNCFKVEILYRIIPGPQSASEEQTTQLNVSWRLNFVQSTMLKGMIENGTRQGLAEGYSQFTEVLSRKVKVAELDDVNSKDKILASLQPQKESNWKLVARFLGSFAFIFSLSTALYIITHLHLAKPNMVHGGLEYFGIDLPDSIGEVVFCIILIIQGHNIIKVGRRFLQAWKQRGSDHGVKAHGDGWLLTIALIEGSSVVSAGTPGLPDPYVVFTCNGKRKTSSVKYQTSEPKWNEIFEFDAMDDPPARLDVVVHDSDGPSNETPIGQTEVNFVKNNLSDLGDMWLPLAGRFPQGHQPKLHLRIFLSNSRGTEVVLDYLEKMGKEVGKKIHLRSAQTNSAFRKLFSLPPEEFLIDDFTCHLKRKMPLQGRLFLSPRIAGFYANIFGRKTKFFFLWEDIDDIQVVPPKLATVGSPSLMIILRKDRGLEARHGAKTLDPQGRLKFHFQTFVSFNDAHRIIMAIWKMRSSGLEQKGEIIDKESELKELPYEEGSLLANDDVKMSEVYSAVLSVDISDLMEMFSGGSLEHKVMERAGCVDYSATEWELLNRDIYQRRISFRFDKSLSRYGGEATTTQQKYKLPNQEGWVIEEVMTLQGIQHEDYSSIQLKYHMTSTALRLNTCNLKVLLGTAWLKGAKHKKKAAKNVIANSTNRLREIFVEVEKEITSRKVPGKS; translated from the exons AtggcgaggccgccggcgacgggccCTCCCAGTCGCGCGGAGCCCGGCCACCACGACGCGCCGATGCTGCTGCGCGTGCACGTGATGGAGGCGCGGGGCCTGCCGGCGATCTACCTCAACGGCTCCAGCGACCCCTACGTGCGGCTGcagctggggcggcggcgcccgcgggcGACCACGGTGGTGAAGCGGAGCCTCACCCCCGTGTGGGACGAGGAGTTCGGGTTCCTCGTCGGCGACGTCGCCGAGGAGCTCGTCGTCTCCGTGCTCAACGAGGACCGCTTCTTCGGCGCCGAGTTCCTGGGGCGGGTGCGGCTGCCCCTCACGGCGATCATGGAGACGGATGACCTCTCGCTCGGCACCAAGTGgtaccagctccagcccaggaGCGGCGGCAAGTTCAAGAGGAAGAGGCGCG GTGAAATTTGCCTGAGGGTATACTTATCAGTTAGGGCCACCCTTTGTGAGGACACACATCAAGCTCCACCGCAACATATCGATGATATATCGTGCAGCTCATACAGATCAGTTGCAACTACTGACTCGTCATTATCAGCTACTACTGGCAGTCTGGATCTTTCAGCCTGTGGCAGCATGGATCAGGCATCCCTCAGAAGTTTGGATGGTTTAACCCTAAGTATCATGGAGCAGCAAGGCTCTAAAAGCACAGGCCCACCATCCTGTGTCAGCACAGAGCAGTCCATTCTTCtggagcctgaagaagatgacGGTAGCTCCATTGCTGATACATCGTCAGTAGTTGAGGTCATGTCTCGATACTTCAGGAAATCCGCTGATGCTGCACATTCTGTAGCATCCGATCCTGTCACAGACCAGTTTCGAGATGCAAAAATGCATTCTGACTCTCGTGAAAATGGAGAGAATTGCATGTTGCCTGAGGCCAGTCTTCATGAACTACTGAAAACTATGGAGTCCAAAGACCAAGCTTGTGAAATGCCAGCAAACTTGCCTGGTGGTGTATTAGTGGATCAATCTTACAGCATCGCACCAGCTGAACTGAATTCAATGTTGTTTACTGCAAATTCAGATTTCTGGCCAGAAGTTGCCGAACTTCAAGGAACAAGTGGATTTCACATCGAGCCTTGGAAACAGGAGAATAGTGAGAATTGTTTGAAAAGAACATTAACTTACACAAAAGCTGCAAGCAAATTAGTTAAATCTGTTAAAGCCACTGAAGAGCAGAAATACTTGAAGGCATCTGGAAATTCTTTTGCAGTTTTATCTAGTGTTAGCACTCCTGACGTTCCTTGTGGTAATTGTTTCAAGGTGGAGATATTGTACCGTATAATACCTGGTCCCCAGTCTGCTTCTGAAGAACAAACCACACAACTTAATGTAAGTTGGCGTCTGAACTTTGTTCAGAGTACGATGTTGAAAGGAATGATCGAGAATGGGACAAGACAAGGCCTTGCAGAAGGATATTCACAGTTTACTGAAGTACTGTCCCGGAAAGTCAAGGTAGCTGAGCTTGATGATGTTAATAGCAAAGATAAAATCTTAGCTTCTCTGCAGCCACAGAAAGAATCAAACTGGAAGCTGGTTGCCCGCTTCCTTGGGAGCTTCGCATTCATATTCTCACTCAGTACAGCACTGTATATTATTACACATCTTCATCTAGCTAAACCCAATATGGTGCATGGGGGACTTGAATACTTTGGTATTGATCTTCCAGATTCCATTGGAGAGGTTGTATTTTGTATCATTTTGATCATTCAGGGGCATAATATCATCAAAGTAGGGCGACGTTTTTTGCAAGCCTGGAAACAGCGCG GTAGTGATCATGGAGTCAAAGCTCATGGAGATGGTTGGTTATTGACAATTGCACTTATTGAGGGAAGTAGTGTAGTAAGTGCTGGTACACCTGGTTTGCCTGATCCTTATGTAGTTTTCACCTGCAATGGAAAGAGGAAAACTAGCTCAGTCAAGTACCAGACGTCTGAACCAAAATGGAATG AGATATTTGAATTTGATGCGATGGATGACCCTCCAGCAAGGTTGGACGTGGTTGTGCATGATTCAGATGGTCCAAGCAATGAAACTCCTATTGGTCAAACGGAAGTCAACTTTGTAAAAAACAATTTGTCAGATTTGGGTGACATGTGGCTTCCTCTTGCTGGAAGGTTTCCCCAAGGGCACCAGCCAAAATTGCATCTGCGCATCTTTTTGAGTAACTCACGGGGGACTGAAGTTGTTTTGGATTATCTAGAAAAAATGGGGAAAGAAGTTGGCAAGAAG ATACACTTGCGCTCAGCGCAGACAAATTCAGCATTCCGTAAGCTCTTTAGCCTTCCTCCTGAAGAATTCCTCATTGACGATTTTACTTGCCATCTAAAACGGAAAATGCCACTTCAG GGGCGGCTCTTTCTTTCCCCAAGAATAGCTGGGTTTTATGCCAATATATTTGGCCggaaaacaaaatttttctttctttgggAAGACATTGATGATATCCAGGTTGTTCCACCGAAACTTGCAACAGTTGGCAGTCCATCCTTGATGATCATCCTTCGCAAAGACAGAGGTCTTGAAGCTAGGCATGGAGCCAAAACATTGGATCCTCAAGGAAGACTGAAATTCCATTTCCAGACATTTGTTTCATTCAATGATGCTCACAG GATTATCATGGCGATATGGAAAATGCGGTCATCAGGTCTGGAACAGAAAGGTGAGATAATTGATAAAGAATCTGAACTGAAAGAGCTTCCCTATGAAGAAGGTTCTCTGTTGGCCAATGACGATGTAAAAATGTCAGAAGTCTACTCAGCAGTTCTTTCTGTTGAC ATCAGTGACTTGATGGAGATGTTCTCCGGAGGTTCACTGGAACATAAAGTGATGGAGAGAGCTGGTTGTGTTGATTACTCAGCGACAGAATGGGAGCTACTGAACCGGGACATATACCAAAGGCGTATCAGCTTTAGGTTTGACAAAAGCTTGTCAAGATATGGAGGGGAAGCAACGACCACTCAACAAAAATATAAGTTACCAAACCAAGAAGGCTGGGTCATCGAGGAGGTGATGACCCTCCAAGGCATCCAGCATGAAGACTACTCCAGT ATCCAGTTGAAGTACCACATGACGAGCACAGCCTTGAGACTGAACACCTGCAACCTCAAGGTGTTATTAGGGACTGCATGGTTGAAAGGCGCTAAGCACAAGAAGAAGGCTGCAAAGAATGTCATTGCGAATTCCACCAACAGGTTGAGGGAGATATTTGTAGAAGTCGAAAAGGAGATTACATCAAGAAAAG TTCCAGGAAAAAGCTAG
- the LOC120653256 gene encoding pentatricopeptide repeat-containing protein At3g02490, mitochondrial-like, whose product MLQLAAAHGDADRFWSLVASMRSRGYGISKPAFRAASESFRAKDMARDADLLPVAFAAHGRNAAAAEVCKILRAPGKDDTQKLAMLSGSSVEVTDELVALVVEKVGQFPQQAMVFFRWVEQSAGAGISWGKVYNVMAKVLGREDCIEEFREVLHKMRGKGLEMDRDVYVTVTDRFLKRKMVEDAVDLFRFMTCRPEKLSRDDFIFLLKKVLVTGDLDFKLVTRVLQYYQHVGSKVRDSTFDSVLKSLRSVGRLGESDRVLKAMQEGGFEPDSADHEKAVLAMCDAGNLEEARNYLTGVEEPGHKLGPKIWSCLVQKYSLGENVDTAVSCFHEMLEKSGTGNENVGSALEVLVSGLHKKRGSKEAFKVLKNMVTEKAVVPWQTTYKYLVHKLIRQGHLKPAFEVLGLMKSHGYPPFVDPFIPHISKSGTVDDALGLLNATSLRGLPSRIVYLRLFQAFFKEERHEVSQQLLSQSPASIQNHADIRDIFNKLEEPVAAALAEG is encoded by the coding sequence ATGctccagctcgccgccgcgcacggggACGCCGACCGTTTCTGGTCTCTCGTCGCGTCCATGCGGTCTAGGGGCTACGGGATCTCCAAGCCCGCCTTCCGGGCCGCCTCCGAGAGCTTCCGGGCCAAGGACATGGCCAGGGACGCCGACCTGCTGCCGGTGGCATTCGCCGCGCACGGCaggaacgcggcggcggccgaggtatGCAAGATTCTACGGGCGCCGGGCAAGGATGACACCCAAAAGCTAGCCATGCTGAGTGGATCGAGTGTTGAGGTGACTGATGAACTGGTGGCATTAGTGGTGGAGAAGGTCGGGCAGTTCCCGCAGCAAGCAATGGTGTTCTTCCGGTGGGTGGAACAGTCAGCTGGAGCCGGGATCAGTTGGGGCAAGGTTTACAATGTGATGGCGAAGGTTCTCGGCCGTGAGGATTGCATTGAGGAGTTCCGGGAGGTCCTGCACAAGATGAGGGGCAAGGGGCTTGAGATGGATCGAGATGTGTATGTTACTGTCACCGACAGATTCCTCAAGAGGAAGATGGTTGAGGATGCTGTGGACCTGTTCCGATTCATGACATGCAGGCCAGAGAAGCTCTCGAGGGATGATTTCATATTCTTGCTGAAGAAGGTCCTAGTGACTGGGGATTTGGATTTCAAGTTGGTGACGAGAGTCTTGCAGTACTATCAGCATGTGGGCAGCAAGGTCAGAGACTCAACTTTTGATTCTGTTCTCAAGTCGTTGAGGAGTGTAGGGAGGCTTGGGGAGAGTGACAGAGTTCTGAAGGCGATGCAGGAAGGTGGTTTCGAACCGGATAGTGCTGATCATGAAAAGGCTGTTCTTGCAATGTGTGATGCTGGCAATCTGGAAGAAGCACGAAATTATTTGACTGGTGTGGAAGAGCCAGGGCATAAGTTGGGTCCAAAGATATGGTCTTGTTTAGTTCAGAAGTATTCTCTTGGTGAAAATGTGGATACAGCAGTGTCGTGCTTCCATGAAATGCTGGAAAAAAGCGGCACCGGCAACGAGAACGTGGGTTCTGCTCTTGAGGTGCTGGTTTCTGGATTACACAAGAAGAGAGGGTCGAAGGAAGCATTCAAAGTTCTGAAGAACATGGTAACAGAGAAGGCTGTGGTTCCTTGGCAAACTACCTACAAGTATTTGGTCCACAAGTTAATCCGCCAAGGACATCTGAAACCAGCTTTTGAAGTGCTAGGTTTAATGAAAAGCCATGGTTATCCACCTTTCGTTGATCCTTTTATCCCTCATATTTCAAAGTCTGGGACTGTGGATGATGCCCTGGGTTTGCTGAATGCAACATCTTTGAGGGGGTTGCCGTCAAGAATAGTTTATCTGCGCTTATTTCAAGCTTTCTTCAAAGAAGAGAGGCATGAAGTTTCCCAACAGCTGCTTTCCCAGTCTCCTGCTAGCATCCAAAACCATGCAGATATTCGTGATATTTTCAATAAGCTGGAAGAACCTGTCGCAGCAGCATTGGCAGAGGGTTGA
- the LOC120655002 gene encoding C2 and GRAM domain-containing protein At1g03370-like isoform X1 yields the protein MARPPATGPPSRAEPGHHDAPMLLRVHVMEARGLPAIYLNGSSDPYVRLQLGRRRPRATTVVKRSLTPVWDEEFGFLVGDVAEELVVSVLNEDRFFGAEFLGRVRLPLTAIMETDDLSLGTKWYQLQPRSGGKFKRKRRGEICLRVYLSVRATLCEDTHQAPPQHIDDISCSSYRSVATTDSSLSATTGSLDLSACGSMDQASLRSLDGLTLSIMEQQGSKSTGPPSCVSTEQSILLEPEEDDGSSIADTSSVVEVMSRYFRKSADAAHSVASDPVTDQFRDAKMHSDSRENGENCMLPEASLHELLKTMESKDQACEMPANLPGGVLVDQSYSIAPAELNSMLFTANSDFWPEVAELQGTSGFHIEPWKQENSENCLKRTLTYTKAASKLVKSVKATEEQKYLKASGNSFAVLSSVSTPDVPCGNCFKVEILYRIIPGPQSASEEQTTQLNVSWRLNFVQSTMLKGMIENGTRQGLAEGYSQFTEVLSRKVKVAELDDVNSKDKILASLQPQKESNWKLVARFLGSFAFIFSLSTALYIITHLHLAKPNMVHGGLEYFGIDLPDSIGEVVFCIILIIQGHNIIKVGRRFLQAWKQRGSDHGVKAHGDGWLLTIALIEGSSVVSAGTPGLPDPYVVFTCNGKRKTSSVKYQTSEPKWNEIFEFDAMDDPPARLDVVVHDSDGPSNETPIGQTEVNFVKNNLSDLGDMWLPLAGRFPQGHQPKLHLRIFLSNSRGTEVVLDYLEKMGKEVGKKIHLRSAQTNSAFRKLFSLPPEEFLIDDFTCHLKRKMPLQGRLFLSPRIAGFYANIFGRKTKFFFLWEDIDDIQVVPPKLATVGSPSLMIILRKDRGLEARHGAKTLDPQGRLKFHFQTFVSFNDAHRIIMAIWKMRSSGLEQKGEIIDKESELKELPYEEGSLLANDDVKMSEVYSAVLSVDISDLMEMFSGGSLEHKVMERAGCVDYSATEWELLNRDIYQRRISFRFDKSLSRYGGEATTTQQKYKLPNQEGWVIEEVMTLQGIQHEDYSSIQLKYHMTSTALRLNTCNLKVLLGTAWLKGAKHKKKAAKNVIANSTNRLREIFVEVEKEITSRKGTLSKATGCPQE from the exons AtggcgaggccgccggcgacgggccCTCCCAGTCGCGCGGAGCCCGGCCACCACGACGCGCCGATGCTGCTGCGCGTGCACGTGATGGAGGCGCGGGGCCTGCCGGCGATCTACCTCAACGGCTCCAGCGACCCCTACGTGCGGCTGcagctggggcggcggcgcccgcgggcGACCACGGTGGTGAAGCGGAGCCTCACCCCCGTGTGGGACGAGGAGTTCGGGTTCCTCGTCGGCGACGTCGCCGAGGAGCTCGTCGTCTCCGTGCTCAACGAGGACCGCTTCTTCGGCGCCGAGTTCCTGGGGCGGGTGCGGCTGCCCCTCACGGCGATCATGGAGACGGATGACCTCTCGCTCGGCACCAAGTGgtaccagctccagcccaggaGCGGCGGCAAGTTCAAGAGGAAGAGGCGCG GTGAAATTTGCCTGAGGGTATACTTATCAGTTAGGGCCACCCTTTGTGAGGACACACATCAAGCTCCACCGCAACATATCGATGATATATCGTGCAGCTCATACAGATCAGTTGCAACTACTGACTCGTCATTATCAGCTACTACTGGCAGTCTGGATCTTTCAGCCTGTGGCAGCATGGATCAGGCATCCCTCAGAAGTTTGGATGGTTTAACCCTAAGTATCATGGAGCAGCAAGGCTCTAAAAGCACAGGCCCACCATCCTGTGTCAGCACAGAGCAGTCCATTCTTCtggagcctgaagaagatgacGGTAGCTCCATTGCTGATACATCGTCAGTAGTTGAGGTCATGTCTCGATACTTCAGGAAATCCGCTGATGCTGCACATTCTGTAGCATCCGATCCTGTCACAGACCAGTTTCGAGATGCAAAAATGCATTCTGACTCTCGTGAAAATGGAGAGAATTGCATGTTGCCTGAGGCCAGTCTTCATGAACTACTGAAAACTATGGAGTCCAAAGACCAAGCTTGTGAAATGCCAGCAAACTTGCCTGGTGGTGTATTAGTGGATCAATCTTACAGCATCGCACCAGCTGAACTGAATTCAATGTTGTTTACTGCAAATTCAGATTTCTGGCCAGAAGTTGCCGAACTTCAAGGAACAAGTGGATTTCACATCGAGCCTTGGAAACAGGAGAATAGTGAGAATTGTTTGAAAAGAACATTAACTTACACAAAAGCTGCAAGCAAATTAGTTAAATCTGTTAAAGCCACTGAAGAGCAGAAATACTTGAAGGCATCTGGAAATTCTTTTGCAGTTTTATCTAGTGTTAGCACTCCTGACGTTCCTTGTGGTAATTGTTTCAAGGTGGAGATATTGTACCGTATAATACCTGGTCCCCAGTCTGCTTCTGAAGAACAAACCACACAACTTAATGTAAGTTGGCGTCTGAACTTTGTTCAGAGTACGATGTTGAAAGGAATGATCGAGAATGGGACAAGACAAGGCCTTGCAGAAGGATATTCACAGTTTACTGAAGTACTGTCCCGGAAAGTCAAGGTAGCTGAGCTTGATGATGTTAATAGCAAAGATAAAATCTTAGCTTCTCTGCAGCCACAGAAAGAATCAAACTGGAAGCTGGTTGCCCGCTTCCTTGGGAGCTTCGCATTCATATTCTCACTCAGTACAGCACTGTATATTATTACACATCTTCATCTAGCTAAACCCAATATGGTGCATGGGGGACTTGAATACTTTGGTATTGATCTTCCAGATTCCATTGGAGAGGTTGTATTTTGTATCATTTTGATCATTCAGGGGCATAATATCATCAAAGTAGGGCGACGTTTTTTGCAAGCCTGGAAACAGCGCG GTAGTGATCATGGAGTCAAAGCTCATGGAGATGGTTGGTTATTGACAATTGCACTTATTGAGGGAAGTAGTGTAGTAAGTGCTGGTACACCTGGTTTGCCTGATCCTTATGTAGTTTTCACCTGCAATGGAAAGAGGAAAACTAGCTCAGTCAAGTACCAGACGTCTGAACCAAAATGGAATG AGATATTTGAATTTGATGCGATGGATGACCCTCCAGCAAGGTTGGACGTGGTTGTGCATGATTCAGATGGTCCAAGCAATGAAACTCCTATTGGTCAAACGGAAGTCAACTTTGTAAAAAACAATTTGTCAGATTTGGGTGACATGTGGCTTCCTCTTGCTGGAAGGTTTCCCCAAGGGCACCAGCCAAAATTGCATCTGCGCATCTTTTTGAGTAACTCACGGGGGACTGAAGTTGTTTTGGATTATCTAGAAAAAATGGGGAAAGAAGTTGGCAAGAAG ATACACTTGCGCTCAGCGCAGACAAATTCAGCATTCCGTAAGCTCTTTAGCCTTCCTCCTGAAGAATTCCTCATTGACGATTTTACTTGCCATCTAAAACGGAAAATGCCACTTCAG GGGCGGCTCTTTCTTTCCCCAAGAATAGCTGGGTTTTATGCCAATATATTTGGCCggaaaacaaaatttttctttctttgggAAGACATTGATGATATCCAGGTTGTTCCACCGAAACTTGCAACAGTTGGCAGTCCATCCTTGATGATCATCCTTCGCAAAGACAGAGGTCTTGAAGCTAGGCATGGAGCCAAAACATTGGATCCTCAAGGAAGACTGAAATTCCATTTCCAGACATTTGTTTCATTCAATGATGCTCACAG GATTATCATGGCGATATGGAAAATGCGGTCATCAGGTCTGGAACAGAAAGGTGAGATAATTGATAAAGAATCTGAACTGAAAGAGCTTCCCTATGAAGAAGGTTCTCTGTTGGCCAATGACGATGTAAAAATGTCAGAAGTCTACTCAGCAGTTCTTTCTGTTGAC ATCAGTGACTTGATGGAGATGTTCTCCGGAGGTTCACTGGAACATAAAGTGATGGAGAGAGCTGGTTGTGTTGATTACTCAGCGACAGAATGGGAGCTACTGAACCGGGACATATACCAAAGGCGTATCAGCTTTAGGTTTGACAAAAGCTTGTCAAGATATGGAGGGGAAGCAACGACCACTCAACAAAAATATAAGTTACCAAACCAAGAAGGCTGGGTCATCGAGGAGGTGATGACCCTCCAAGGCATCCAGCATGAAGACTACTCCAGT ATCCAGTTGAAGTACCACATGACGAGCACAGCCTTGAGACTGAACACCTGCAACCTCAAGGTGTTATTAGGGACTGCATGGTTGAAAGGCGCTAAGCACAAGAAGAAGGCTGCAAAGAATGTCATTGCGAATTCCACCAACAGGTTGAGGGAGATATTTGTAGAAGTCGAAAAGGAGATTACATCAAGAAAAGGTACCCTTTCAAAGGCAACTGGTTGCCCCCAAGAATAA
- the LOC120655004 gene encoding 26S proteasome regulatory subunit S10B homolog B, translating into MADGEDAAAARRRSAITDYRKKLLNCRELESRVGTVRESLKNAKKDFAKTEDDLKSLQSVGQIIGEVLRPLDNERFIVKASSGPRYVVGCRSKVDKEKLTSGTRVVLDMTTLTIMRTLPREVDPVVYNMLHEDPGNVSYSAVGGLSDQIRELRESIELPLMNPELFLRVGIKPPKGVLLYGPPGTGKTLLARAIASNIDANFLKIVSSAIIDKYIGESARLIREMFGYARDHQPCIIFMDEIDAIGGRRFSEGTSADREIQRTLMELLNQLDGFDELGKVKMIMATNRPDVLDPALLRPGRLDRKIEIPLPNEQARMEVLKIHAAGIAKHGEIDYEAVVKLAEGFNGADLRNVCTEAGMAAIRAERDYVVHEDFMKAVRKLNDAKKLESSAHYSADFGKE; encoded by the exons ATGGCCGACggggaggacgccgccgccgcgcgccgccggtccGCCATCACCGACTACCGGAAGAAGCTGCTCAACTGCAGGGAGCTCGAGTCGCGCGTCGGCACCG TGAGAGAAAGCCTAAAAAATGCGAAGAAGGACTTTGCCAAGACTGAAGACGACTTGAAATCTCTGCAAAGCGTGGGTCAAATAATTGGAGAGGTCCTCCGGCCTCTTGATAATGAACGTT TCATTGTGAAGGCCAGCAGTGGTCCCCGATATGTGGTTGGTTGCCGAAGTAAAGTGGACAAGGAGAAGCTGACTTCTGGAACTCGTGTTGTACTTGACATGACGACCTTGACAATAATGCGTACTCTACCACGGGAG GTTGATCCCGTGGTATACAACATGCTTCATGAAGACCCAGGAAATGTCAGTTACTCTGCTGTAGGTGGTTTGTCTGATCAGATTAGAGAACTCAGGGAGTCCATTGAGTTACCGCTTATGAACCCTGAACTCTTTCTTCGGGTGGGGATTAAGCCTCCTAAG GGTGTTCTACTCTACGGTCCTCCAGGGACCGGGAAGACACTATTGGCGAGGGCTATCGCCAGTAACATCGATGCCAACTTTTTGAAG ATCGTTTCAAGTGCTATTATTGACAAGTACATTGGAGAAAGTGCTCGTTTGATTAGAGAAATGTTTGGCTATGCACGAGATCACCAA CCATGCATCATCTTCATGGATGAAATTGATGCCATTGGTGGGCGAAGATTTAGTGAGGGAACTAGTGCTGATCGTGAGATCCAGCGGACATTGATGGAGCTCCTTAACCAGCTAGACGGATTTGATGAGCTTGGGAAG GTTAAGATGATCATGGCTACGAACCGACCTGATGTTCTGGACCCGGCACTCCTGCGTCCTGGACGTTTAGACAGAAAGATTGAGATTCCACTACCCAACGAGCAGGCAAGAATGGAAGTTCTTAAAATTCATGCTGCTGGTATTGCCAAACATGGGGAAATTGATTATGAAGCTGTCGTGAAACTTGCAGAA GGTTTCAATGGGGCTGATCTTCGGAATGTCTGCACGGAAGCTGGTATGGCTGCAATTCGGGCAGAAAGGGACTATGTGGTCCATGAAGACTTCATGAAG GCTGTGCGCAAGCTAAATGATGCAAAGAAGCTGGAATCGAGTGCGCACTACAGCGCAGACTTTGGGAAGGAGTAG